One genomic segment of Ictalurus punctatus breed USDA103 chromosome 12, Coco_2.0, whole genome shotgun sequence includes these proteins:
- the ep300b gene encoding histone acetyltransferase p300 isoform X2: MQNRWRNMADNVLDSGPSSAKRPKLSSPALSGSASDTNDFSSLFDLEHDLPDELISSSDLALPNGGVEVCQTSSLGPIQDTVAKHKQLSELLCSASQQQQQAGMMASAGFNRPMMAAQKGNVQTQGIMGGQAMNGVPRMGYVNANPGMNMADTLQQQQQQLRAQQPGAVNKMNMMAGAGSAPFMPPYSHSGAQSSLAPSLQNKAPQNLSQFSVDQKAQPGQSVPGLAVAPPVADPEKRKLIQQQLVLLLHAHKCQRREQSNGELSHCSLPHCRTMKNVLNHMTHCQAGKTCQVAHCASSRQIISHWKNCTRHDCPVCLPLKNAGDKRNQQSLLGGASVAVGGSVGGSAPCAPPSGPNLNSAGQIDPSSIERAYAALGLSYTGQTGQITPSTATGVNQVGVNGGVQAQTQQSNHLPDALLHRSISTHSLMSDGGGAGPMSSVPLATPPSAGMRKNWHEDITQDLRNHLVHKLVQAIFPTPDPAALKDRRMENLVAYARKVEGDMYESANSRAEYYHLLAEKIYKIQKELEEKRKTRLQKQSTHTENGPLADPSLLRPTGPNQMVNRMPNPAGMNQFSQMGAQPQHMNQLGMQGVPRMTQPNMVQLQNQFNQNQFPLAGSGPVQMSTPPPLLNSPAVQTPPTSSTSSLPPTSQLQTPPIHQTTPSPAARLTPTPRQTPPPLPGNQTPQPQTPNSAIMAPPTPQQLDRANQMQPQGGGASEALSVPSQDVNTQPQCSPYQKPSVMTDGPTSTPASVGSIGPEMNSATEPDLKMEVKKQEEEEEEEEEEEEETQEEEVKMKMEAVQEEAKAEEKPEIKKEEPEAESCKAEPMEASTGETGEDKKPEIKCEPKEEKEATNDSSTNTESKKKIFKPEEMREVLMPTLEALYKQDPESLPFRQPVDPQLLGIPDYFDIVKTPMDLSTIKRKLDTGQYQEPWQYVDDIWLMFNNAWLYNRKTSRVYKYCSKLAEVFEQEIDPVMQGLGFCCGRKLEFSPQTLCCYGKQLCTIPRDAAYFSYQNRYHFCEKCFNEIQGENVSLSDDPTQPQTAINKDQFEKKKNDTLDPELFVECSDCARKMHQICVLHNETIWPLGFVCDGCLKASNKTRKENKYAAKRLPQTKLGNFLETRVNEFLKRQTHPETGDVTIRVVHVSDKMVEVKPGMKSRFVDSGEMAESFPYRTKALFAFEDISGVDVCFFGMHVQEYGSDCPPPNQRRVYISYLDSVHFFQPRHLRTGVYHEILVGYLEYVKKLGFTTGHIWACPPSEGDDYIFHCHPPDQKIPKPKRLQEWYKKMLDKAVAERIVHDYKDIFKQATEDRLTSAKELPYFEGDFWPNVLEESIKELEQEEEERKREENSTSNESVDATEGDSKNAKKKNNKKTNKNKSSMSRANKKKPGVPNVSNDLSQKLYATMEKHKEVFFVIRLLAGPSVNSLPAIIDPDPLMACDLMDGRDAFLTLARDKHLEFSSLRRAKWSSMCMLVELHNQSQDRFVYTCNECKHHVETRFHCTVCEDYDLCITCYKTKGHEHKMEKLGLGLDDESSNQTTAATQNPGDSRRLSIQRCIQSLVHACQCRNANCSLPSCQKMKRVVQHTKGCKRKTNGGCPICKQLIALCCYHAKHCQENKCPVPFCLNIKQKLRQQQLQHRLQQAQMLRRRMATMQRTGQPPLSGGPPGGLPSPGSNCATGRSTPTSVGTQPPTPQTPTQQSLAPVPQPGMGSIPVASPQQIQQPQGNMPPQHPGHPQFQQMQSAQGVMTSPQPQMVSQQQTGQSPHPSGLAQYGLRPPGSTGKPGLSPASPSSLGAGPLQQQSGPPAAAVEIAKKIQQVADAQRNMAKAHLLQRPVTQTGMIQPHPHHQQPQAQIGMTHPGVSMVGGTGLPPHAQATVSRGQIEQQQGPQGMMVGPGPMQQQPVPQPTAQGQLPPQVQMQQRANVQLQPAAQQQWTGQGIPPQQRPPVMNQPGVATMQQQMQQSQQPQQQQQMPNHNALMNMVQGGLQGGAAGGMAGGSLPQGTVQEFMQALRSPSSPQQQQQVLNILRSNPQLMAAFIKQRVYKYKNGPGGPAGAPGGPGAAMSSQPVGVNACGLQPTMNMGQAQLAQLQQQQQQQMQQPQRPLLQQQQVAGLQQQQQQQGIPGQVPPNVANMNPQFRELLLRRQQQKLQLQQQQQQQQQSGGNHTAFTQQQGYMSQQAQQTQPGVQPGAQQQGYPGNSAQQQGYPGNSTQGFPGNSAQQQAYPGNSAQQQGYPGNSAQQQGYPGNSAQQQGYPGNSAQQPGYPGNTTQQQGFPGNLTQQQGFPGNLTQQQAFPGNPAQQQGYPGNTAQQQAAAALQQRLQHQHRLQMQQQQQNAGLQGPDRGGPQMQPGQGGTQSSSSPAMLQQAIHQRLLQQQKQHLGGTSPAQQNNPMSPQQQMSQSPHLQGQPLPNSLSNQVRSPQPSPRPQSQPPHSSPSPRMQQTQTASPHPTHLQQHLPGMAPPPPPPQLQQNAMDPGGNSMLPHLSGMVGLHPAGGKDIRPPSGQDLGVNMNPLDM; encoded by the exons ATGCAGAATCGGTGGAGAAATATGGCCGATAATGTTTTGGACTCGGGGCCATCTTCAGCCAAAAGGCCTAAATTGTCCTCGCCCGCTCTGTCCGGTTCTGCGAGCGATACGAATG ACTTCAGTTCCCTCTTTGACCTGGAGCATGACCTCCCTGATGAGCTCATCAGTTCATCTGACTTGGCATTGCCTAACGGAGGGGTCGAGGTGTGCCAGACTTCCTCCCTCGGCCCGATCCAGGACACAGTCGCCAAACACAAGCAGCTGTCTGAGCTCCTCTGCTCCGCctcgcagcagcagcagcaggcagGTATGATGGCGTCGGCCGGCTTTAACAGGCCAATGATGGCAGCGCAGAAAGGAAACGTGCAGACGCAGGGCATTATGGGAGGGCAGGCCATGAACGGGGTACCCAGGATGGGGTACGTCAACGCTAATCCTGGCATGAACATGGCCGATActctacagcagcagcagcagcagctcagaGCTCAGCAACCTGGAGCCGTTAACAAG ATGAACATGATGGCTGGTGCAGGCTCTGCCCCATTCATGCCACCTTACTCCCATAGTGGAGCTCAGTCATCTCTTGCCCCGTCCCTCCAGAATAAAGCGCCTCAGAACCTCTCACAGTTCAGCGTGGATCAGAAAGCCCAGCCTGGTCAGAGTGTCCCCGGCCTG GCGGTGGCACCCCCTGTGGCTGACCCTGAGAAGAGGAAGTTGATCCAGCAGCAGCTCGTTCTCCTGCTTCACGCTCATAAGTGTCAGCGTCGGGAGCAGAGTAACGGAGAGCTGTCTCACTGCAGCCTGCCTCACTGCAGGACCATGAAGAACGTCCTCAATCACATGACCCACTGTCAGGCCGGGAAAACCTGCCAGg tgGCTCACTGTGCGTCGTCGAGGCAGATCATCTCTCACTGGAAGAACTGCACACGGCACGACTGTCCCGTCTGTCTGCCTCTGAAAAATGCAGGAGACAAGAGGAACCAgcaat CTCTGTTAGGTGGAGCCAGTGTGGCGGTGGGTGGGTCTGTGGGTGGCTCTGCCCCCTGTGCCCCTCCCTCAGGACCTAATCTGAACTCGGCGGGTCAGATAGACCCAAGCTCCATCGAGAGAGCGTACGCCGCGCTTGGGCTCAGCTACACGGGCCAGACGGGTCAGATCACACCCTCTACTGccacgg GTGTTAATCAGGTTGGTGTTAATGGCGGTGTTCAGGCCCAAACCCAGCAGTCCAACCACCTACCAGATGCTCTGTTACACCGCAGCATCagcacacacag tctGATGAGTGATGGAGGTGGGGCAGGGCCTATGAGTTCAGTTCCTCTAGCCACACCCCCTTCTGCAGGAATGAGGAAGAACTGGCATGAGGACATCACACAGGACCTGCGCAACCACCTCGTCCACAAAct ggtccAGGCCATCTTCCCCACCCCGGACCCTGCAGCTCTAAAGGACAGGAGGATGGAGAACCTGGTGGCGTACGCACGCAAAGTGGAGGGAGACATGTACGAGTCCGCCAACAGCagg gctgaaTATTATCACCTGCTTGCGGAGAAGATCTATAAGATCCAGAAGGAGTtggaggagaagaggaaaaCCCGACTGCAGaaacagagcacacacacagaaa atGGTCCTCTGGCAGATCCGTCACTCCTTCGTCCCACTGGACCGAACCAGATGGTCAACAGAATGCCAAATCCtgctg GTATGAATCAGTTCAGTCAGATGGGAGCACAGCCACAGCACATGAACCAG CTGGGCATGCAAGGAGTACCTCGAATGACACAGCCCAACATGGTTCAGCTGCAAAACCAGTTCAACCAGAACCAGTTCCCGTTAGCCGGTTCCGGCCCAGTCCAG ATGTCCACTCCACCACCACTGCTCAACAGTCCAGCAGTTCAGACTCCACCCACAAGTTCTACATCCAGCCTTCCACCCACTTCACAACTCCAGACTCCGCCCATCCACCAAACCACACCCTCACCAGCTGCCAGACTCACGCCCACACCTCGTCAGACACCGCCCCCTTTGCCTGGCAATCAAACACCCCAGCCTCAAACGCCCAACTCTGCCATCATGGCCCCGCCCACCCCGCAGCAGCTGGACAGAGCCAATCAGATGCAGCCGCAGGGAGGCGGAGCTTCTGAAGCATTGTCTGTGCCTTCCCAGGATGTGAACACTCAGCCGCAGTGCTCA CCATATCAAAAGCCGTCCGTGATGACGGACGGTCCGACGTCAACCCCGGCCTCGGTGGGCTCCATCGGCCCCGAGATGAACTCCGCCACTGAACCCGACCTAAAAATGGAGGTCAAAAagcaggaggaagaagaagaagaagaggaggaggaagaggaggagactcaggaggaggaggtgaaaaTGAAGATGGAAGCCGTGCAGGAGGAGGCGAAGGCTGAGGAGAAACCGGAG ATTAAGAAGGAGGAGCCAGAGGCAGAGTCGTGTAAGGCGGAGCCGATGGAGGCATCGACGGGGGAGACGGGAGAAGACAAGAAGCCTGAGATAAAGTGCGAGcccaaagaggaaaaagaggcGACAAACGACTCGTCCACCAACACGGAAAGCAAGAAGAAga TCTTTAAGCCGGAGGAGATGCGTGAGGTCCTCATGCCCACGCTGGAGGCGCTCTACAAGCAGGATCCCGAGTCTCTGCCCTTCCGCCAGCCCGTTGACCCACAGCTACTCGGAATCCCG GACTACTTTGACATCGTGAAGACTCCGATGGACCTGTCCACCATAAAGCGGAAGCTGGACACGGGTCAGTACCAGGAGCCGTGGCAGTACGTGGACGACATCTGGCTGATGTTCAACAACGCCTGGCTCTACAACCGCAAGACCTCACGTGTGTATAAGTACTGCTCCAAACTGGCCGAGGTGTTCGAGCAGGAGATCGACCCCGTCATGCAGGGCCTGGGCTTCTGCTGCGGGAGGAAG CTGGAATTTTCTCCTCAAACTCTGTGCTGCTACGGGAAACAACTCTGTACAATCCCTAGAGATGCTGCCTACTTCAGCTACCAAAACag GTACCACTTCTGTGAGAAGTGTTTCAATGAAATCCAGGGCGAGAACGTGTCCCTGAGCGACGACCCCACACAGCCTCAAAC agcCATCAATAAAGACCAgtttgagaagaagaagaatgacaCCCTCGACCCAGAACT ATTCGTGGAATGTTCTGACTGTGCTCGTAAAATGCACCAAATCTGCGTCCTGCACAACGAGACGATCTGGCCGTTAGG CTTTGTGTGTGACGGCTGTTTGAAGGCGTCCAATAAGACGAGGAAGGAGAATAAATACGCCGCCAAaa GGCTTCCCCAGACGAAGCTGGGTAACTTCCTGGAGACACGCGTGAACGAGTTCCTGAAGCGGCAGACTCATCCCGAAACCGGTGATGTCACTATCCGGGTGGTTCACGTCTCCGACAAAATGGTTGAAGTGAAGCCGGGAATGAAGTCCAG ATTTGTGGACAGTGGTGAAATGGCGGAGTCTTTCCCCTACCGGACGAAAGCTCTGTTTGCATTCGAGGACATCAGTGGAGTGGATGTGTGTTTTTTCGGCATGCACGTACAAGAGTATGGCTCAGATTGTCCTCCGCCCAATCAGAG ACGTGTGTATATCTCCTATCTGGACAGCGTGCACTTCTTTCAGCCACGTCATCTGAGGACAGGTGTGTATCACGAGATCCTAGTCGGGTACCTCGAATATGTGAAGAAGTTGGGGTTCACCACAGGACATATCTGGGCGTGTCCACCAAGTGAAGGAGATGACTACATCTTCCACTGTCACCCACCGGACCAGAAGATCCCCAAACCCAAACGACTGCAGGAGTGGTACAAGAAGATGCTGGACAAGGCTGTGGCAGAGCGAATTGTTCATGACTACAAG GACATCTTTAAACAGGCAACTGAGGATCGCCTGACGAGTGCAAAGGAGCTGCCTTATTTTGAAGGCGATTTCTGGCCCAATGTGCTGGAGGAGAGCATCAAAGAGCTGGAgcaagaagaggaggagaggaaaagagaggagaacAGCACATCCAACGAAAGTGTCGAT GCCACGGAGGGCGACAGCAAAAACGCgaagaaaaagaacaacaagaagacgaacaaaaacaaaagcagcatgAGCCGAGCCAACAAGAAGAAACCAGGAGTGCCTAATGTTTCAAACGACCTATCTCAAAAACTGTACGCTACCATGGAGAAACATAAAGAG GTCTTCTTCGTCATCCGTCTCCTTGCCGGCCCTTCCGTCAACTCGCTACCTGCCATCATAGATCCAGACCCACTGATGGCGTGCGACCTGATGGATGGGCGTGACGCCTTTCTGACGCTGGCTCGGGACAAGCACCTGGAGTTCAGCTCTTTGCGACGAGCCAAGTGGAGCTCAATGTGCATGCTGGTGGAACTGCACAACCAAAGCCAGGATCGCTTTGTCTATACTTGCAATGAGTGCAAACATCATGTGGAGACACGCTTCCACTGCACCGTCTGTGAG GACTATGACCTTTGCATCACTTGCTATAAAACTAAGGGTCATGAGCACAAGATGGAGAAGCTTGGTCTTGGTCTAGATGATGAGAGTAGCAACCAGACAACAGCCGCCACTCAGAACCCTGGTGACTCTCGTCGTCTTAGCATCCAGCGCTGCATCCAGTCTCTGGTGCATGCCTGTCAGTGTCGCAATGCCAACTGCTCCCTGCCTTCTTGCCAGAAGATGAAGCGGGTGGTGCAGCACACAAAGGGCTGCAAGCGCAAGACAAATGGTGGCTGTCCCATCTGCAAGCAGCTCATTGCTTTGTGCTGCTATCATGCCAAGCACTGCCAGGAGAACAAGTGCCCTGTGCCATTTTGCCTCAACATAAAGCAGAAACTCAGGCAGCAGCAGCTGCAGCACAGGCTACAGCAAGCGCAGATGCTGCGTAGGCGCATGGCCACCATGCAGCGGACTGGGCAGCCTCCTCTTAGTGGTGGCCCACCTGGAGGTCTTCCATCGCCAGGCAGCAACTGTGCCACGGGTCGTAGCACACCAACATCAGTGGGTACCCAGCCTCCCACTCCTCAGACGCCTACCCAACAAAGTCTTGCTCCTGTACCCCAGCCTGGAATGGGAAGCATTCCTGTTGCATCCCCTCAGCAGATACAGCAGCCACAGGGCAACATGCCTCCCCAGCACCCTGGCCATCCGCAATTTCAGCAAATGCAAAGTGCTCAGGGAGTGATGACCTCTCCCCAGCCTCAAATGGTTTCTCAACAACAGACGGGACAGTCACCACATCCCAGCGGTTTGGCTCAGTATGGCCTGAGACCTCCAGGTTCTACAGGCAAACCAGGCCTGAGTCCGGCAAGCCCCAGCAGCTTAGGGGCAGGTCCATTGCAGCAACAGTCGGGTCCTCCTGCAGCAGCTGTGGAAATTGCAAAGAAGATCCAGCAAGTGGCAGATGCACAAAGAAATATGGCAAAAGCTCACCTACTACAGAGGCCAGTTACACAGACAGGCATGATACAACCACACCCACACCACCAACAACCCCAAGCGCAGATTGGGATGACCCATCCAGGGGTTAGCATGGTAGGTGGAACAGGGCTACCTCCTCATGCGCAAGCTACTGTTTCCCGAGGCCAGATAGAACAGCAGCAGGGACCTCAAGGAATGATGGTTGGACCGGGACCCATGCAGCAGCAACCTGTACCACAGCCTACTGCACAGGGCCAGCTTCCTCCACAGGTGCAGATGCAGCAAAGAGCTAATGTGCAGCTTCAGCCTGCTGCTCAGCAGCAATGGACTGGACAGGGGATTCCACCTCAGCAGAGACCTCCAGTTATGAACCAGCCTGGGGTGGCTACAATGCAGCAACAAATGCAGCAGTCTCAACAGccacagcagcaacagcaaaTGCCAAATCACAATGCCTTGATGAATATGGTGCAGGGTGGACTGCAGGGTGGTGCTGCAGGTGGAATGGCAGGTGGGAGTCTTCCTCAGGGAACTGTGCAGGAATTCATGCAAGCCCTGCGATCACCTAGCTcacctcagcagcagcagcaggttcTCAACATTCTTCGTTCCAATCCACAACTAATGGCTGCATTTATAAAGCAGCGGGTTTACAAGTATAAAAATGGGCCAGGAGGTCCTGCTGGTGCACCGGGAGGACCAGGGGCAGCCATGAGCAGCCAGCCAGTGGGAGTCAATGCTTGTGGGCTTCAGCCAACCATGAATATGGGACAAGCCCAACTGGCCCAGCtgcaacaacagcagcagcagcaaatgCAACAACCTCAGAGGCCCCTGCTTCAGCAGCAGCAAGTTGCCGGGttacaacaacagcagcaacagcaaGGAATACCGGGCCAAGTGCCTCCCAACGTGGCCAACATGAATCCACAGTTCAGAGAGCTGCTGTTAAGGAGACAACAGCAGAAACTACAGctgcaacagcagcagcaacagcagcaacagTCAGGGGGAAATCACACCGCATTCACACAGCAGCAGGGCTACATGAGTCAGCAGGCTCAGCAGACACAACCAGGGGTCCAACCTGGTGCCCAGCAGCAGGGTTACCCTGGCAACTCGGCACAGCAGCAAGGTTACCCCGGCAACTCAACCCAGGGTTTCCCAGGCAACTCTGCACAGCAGCAAGCTTACCCAGGCAACTCTGCTCAGCAGCAGGGTTACCCAGGCAACTCGGCTCAGCAGCAGGGTTACCCAGGCAACTCGGCTCAGCAGCAGGGTTACCCAGGCAACTCGGCTCAGCAACCAGGTTACCCAGGGAACACAACCCAGCAGCAGGGTTTTCCAGGCAACTTGACCCAGCAGCAGGGTTTTCCAGGCAACTTAACCCAACAGCAGGCTTTTCCAGGAAACCCGGCCCAGCAACAGGGTTACCCAGGCAACACTGCACAGCAGCAAGCTGCTGCAGCCTTGCAGCAGAGACTGCAGCATCAACACAGATTGCaaatgcagcagcagcagcagaacgCTGGGCTGCAAGGGCCTGATAGAGGTGGTCCACAGATGCAGCCAGGACAAGGAGGAACACAGTCTTCATCATCTCCGGCAATGCTGCAGCAAGCAATCCACCAGCGACTGCTTCAGCAACAGAAGCAGCACCTAGGTGGAACTTCGCCTGCACAGCAGAACAATCCCATGAGCCCACAGCAGCAAATGTCCCAGTCGCCACACCTGCAGGGCCAGCCGCTCCCCAACTCTCTCAGCAACCAAGTGCGATCGCCTCAACCCTCCCCTCGTCCGCAATCGCAGCCGCCACACTCGAGTCCGTCCCCACGAATGCAGCAGACTCAGACGGCTTCACCACACCCCACTCATCTACAGCAGCACCTACCTGGCAtggctcctcctccacctcctccccAGCTACAGCAGAATGCTATGGACCCTGGTGGGAACTCGATGCTGCCGCATCTCAGCGGTATGGTGGGACTCCACCCTGCGGGCGGGAAAGACATACGACCCCCTAGTGGGCAGGATCTCGGGGTGAACATGAACCCGTTAGACATGTAG